A window of the Lolium perenne isolate Kyuss_39 chromosome 7, Kyuss_2.0, whole genome shotgun sequence genome harbors these coding sequences:
- the LOC139833596 gene encoding uncharacterized protein: METFLSRLMEDNPTPGDLMDAEYYLFAGEGSAAGDMDFDEPESNVEDTNNLDPFEFVYSNMPDNTHILKHAENCGHCKAKKFQYETSGFCCRNGQTELLEPDPIPELMRLWSSSDADSRHFRDSIRFFNGHFSFTTLGVTLDNNYTNMKSGVYTFRAQKTMYHNVHSFGPGSRPEHLQLYFYDDDPNLNHRAKSTENLDQNVVKMLVDILKENPYSKQFRRLGAQQENLDEYRIELNTDQKLDQRRYNKPISYEVAAIWVEGNNLARRFERSIILHAAQKSREERDNDAEGRSRMCVSVRDYYCYRLQTRPAIFNPILHGGRLFQQFVVDMYIKIEGCRLNWVREHQKEIRADLFKGIVDSVAAGESRAAAVGIRTVLPSSFKGGYQDMKKRHMDAMALVQTYGKPDIFLTMTCNPNWPEIVDDLLPG; the protein is encoded by the exons ATGGAGACGTTCCTATCCAGGCTCATGGAGGATAATCCCACTCCAGGCGATCTCATGGATGCTGAGTATTATCTATTCGCCGGTGAAG GTTCCGCCGCTGGTGACATGGACTTTGATGAACCAGAGTCGAACGTCGAGGACACCAACAACCTGGATCCTTTTGAATTTGTTTACTCAAACATGCCAGACAACACGCACATCCTGAAGCACGCCGAGAATTGCGGACACTGCAAGGCCAAGAAATTCCAGTACGAGACTAGCGGTTTCTGCTGTCGGAATGGGCAAACTGAGTTGCTTGAACCGGATCCTATACCGGAACTCATGAGGCTGTGGTCTAGCTCCGATGCGGACTCTCGTCATTTCCGTGATAGCATCCGCTTCTTCAACGGACACTTCTCCTTCACAACCCTTGGCGTCACCCTCGACAACAACTACACGAACATGAAGTCCGGGGTGTACACATTCCGAGCACAGAAAACGATGTACCACAATGTGCATTCATTCGGGCCAGGTTCTCGTCCGGAACATCTGCAACTATACTTCTACGACGATGACCCGAACCTAAACCATCGTGCCAAATCCACAGAGAATTTAGATCAGAATGTCGTCAAGATGTTGGTGGACATCCTCAAAGAAAACCCCTACTCAAAACAGTTTAGGAGACTAGGAGCCCAGCAGGAAAACCTTGATGAGTACCGCATTGAGCTAAACACAGACCAGAAGCTAGATCAAAGGAGATATAACAAACCTATATCATATGAGGTGGCTGCTATTTGGGTCGAGGGCAACAACCTAGCAAGAAGGTTCGAGCGCAGCATTATCCTCCATG CTGCACAAAAGTCAAGAGAAGAACGGGATAACGATGCAG AGGGAAGAAGCAGGATGTGCGTCTCTGTCAGGGACTATTACTGCTATAGGCTGCAGACGCGTCCTGCCATATTCAACCCCATACTGCATGGAGGACGATTGTTCCAGCAGTTTGTTGTAGACATGTACATCAAGATTGAGGGTTGCAGGTTGAACTGGGTCAGGGAGCACCAGAAGGAGATACGTGCTGATTTGTTTAAAGGCATTGTTGATAGCGTCGCTGCAGGAGAATCTCGAGCTGCCGCTGTTGGCATAAGGACAGTGCTCCCATCTTCGTTCAAGGGAGGTTATCAAGACATGAAGAAGAGACATATGGATGCCATGGCACTGGTGCAAACGTACGGCAAGCCTGACATTTTCCTAACAATGACTTGCAACCCAAATTGGCCGGAGATAGTTGATGACTTGTTGCCTGGCTAG